The stretch of DNA CCTAAGACATTTGTTGAAGCATATAACGCTGAAAGTAAAATTATTGACAGGAAAAACTTTAGAGAATTTGTGGTAATATAAAAAGCTAGCACCCAACAAAAAAATATACGGCATTTGGCAGATTGTATTAAATATGAAGTTATTAGCAATAAATAAAATTAATCATAAGTTGAAAATGATACGTTTCAAAATGCCAAACGCCTCATATACTCGAACGTTAGGGGCAAGCTGAAAAAATAAACAAGAATGATAAATTTGCTACAAGAAAATAAAGAAATGGAAAGCTAACGCTCAACCGGAATTATAAACAAAAACAAAAGGAACTAACAATATATGTTTGAACAAGTATTTAAAAATATAGACGATATACTGCACAAAGATTCTGTACTAGCACTAATTACAAGTGTTGCAATAGATAAATCAGAAAAGCAATATAGATATCCAATTTATAATTTTAAATTTGAACCTAAATTGGTGAAAAATAAACACTCGGAAAACATTGAACTTATTAATTTATTGAAAACTTTTTGAGTCTGAGAAGACACACTAATATGGACACTACCTATGTCTTGCCAACGCTTTTTTACCGACCTTAAAAACTAATTTTTATAGATACAGCAGTGCTTCGATTGAGCTAATTGTAGAACATAAAAATTGAAAATAATTTAAACAGGTTTAATTCTTCCAACTTTCCTGAATTGCTTTTCTAGCTTTTAGTATATATTTAGCCTCATCTAACGGGCTTATGCCTTTAAATGGTCTAATCACTCCTTTATCGTCTGCACATTCTTTATACGAATGGAAACGTGTTTTAATCTTTGCTTTTCCGCCGGAACGGGAGCTTAATCTTATTGGAAAATCCATAGAAGTAGCAAGAGGGACTAATCCTTCCAACACAAATTTTCCGTTTTTCATTTGCGGACTTTCAAAGCTACCTCTCATCTGAATAATATCACTGGTAATTACTCCCAATAAATCTTCGGGAGCCCCAATTTGAAACCATAAATAAGGTTCAAGAAATTTTGTTCCGCTATTTACCAAACCATTCATTATAGCCATAGGCGTTGCTATTGCAAAATCACCCGGACGAGAATGCACTTCGTGATCTTCTCCCTCAACAAAAGTAATTATCAAATCCGTTACTTCCCATCCTTTAGGACCTTGTTTTAAAGCTTCGGGAATAGTACGCTCTATTTCATTTTGATATTTTCTATGCACATCATTTACACCAACTTCCGATTTATAAACAAGTCCGCTTCCCGTCTCTCCCGCTTCAATTTTAAACTTAACAATAGCCCAACAGGGTTTTGGCATCCAATATCGGGCAAAGCCTTCGGCTGATTTTTTAGGACTTTCCTTATAAATCACCGTTGGATTATCAAATTTGGCTTTAACATTAAAGCGAGTTTCTATAATTCTCTCCAACACCTCAATTTGTATCCAACCCATAATCCTAATATGCAACTCTTTCTCTTCGCGCAGCCATTCAAATTGAAGAGAAGGATCTTCTGTATTAAGAATCTGAAGAGCTTCTGCTAAAGCAGGATAATCTTTTTCATTATCGGCCTTAACTTGTACGGTAAGCAAAGGACTATTTATTTTTATTTTTTTCGGAACAAGACTATCACTTCCTAAAACATCACCAACATTAGCAGCAGATAAACCGCATACAGCAGCTATATCGCCTGCACCAACAAAGTTTTCCTCTTTCAATTTTCCGGCCTGAAAACGTCTTATCAAACTCACTTTCTCTTCTATATCACGACTAACATTTTTAATCACGTCTCTATTAGATAGTTTTCCGTCAAACAATTTTATGCCAATAATTTTCCCCAATTTTCTATCGTGAGCAACACTAAAAACCAAGGCCGAAAAAGGATTTTCTTCACTTCCTTTTGCAAAAGGCATATAATTTACAAGAGTATCTAAAAGTTCGTGCACTCCCAACATATTTTTTGCTGCTCCCATTAAAACAGGAATAAGCTGAGAACTATTAGCAGCAGCTTTTAACTCTTCGTCTAACTCACGGAAGGAGATAGTTTCATTATTTATATATTTCTCTAAAATAGTATCATTATTATTAGCAATGCTTTCAAGAGTTTGTTCACAAATATTATTCTCGTTCCAACAACTATTAATGTTTGCTGCATTTCCTTCTCCATCATTTATGCTTTCTTGCAAAACTACAATATCGTCAGTCAGATTATTTCTTATCTCGCGCAGAACTCTCTCTGTATCAGCTCCCAAGCGATCTATTTTATTTATAAAAATAATAGTGGGGATTTTATGCTCTTTCAGTACTGACCAAATATTTTCGGTATGCGACTGAACACCTTCAACAGCAGAGACCACTAAAATAGCGGCATCCAAAACCACTAACGTACGTTCTAAGTCTGCAGAAAAATCTATATGCCCGGGAGTATCAATTAAATTTATTTGTACGTCTTTCCAATAAAAAGTTGAAGCTGCAGAACGAATAGAAATACCACGTTCTTTTTCAATGTCTAAAAAATCTGTTTGCGAGCTACCTTTATCTACATTACCAAGGTTTTTTATTACCCCTGCTAAATACAAAAAGCTTTCGCTAAGAGTAGTTTTTCCTGCATCTACATGAGCAAGCACTCCAATATTAATAATCTTCTTTTTCAAACTTATTTTATTTCTATCTTTCGGCTCGACAAATATAGAATATGTTTTATCTTCCTATAGAAAAAACCTTTAAGACTCAAAAAAAATGTAACCTTATTAGTAAAAAGATAAGACTTCTGAACAAATCAAAAAGATAGTTAGGAACAGCTGAGAGTGTAATTTTCAGTTGTCGTCTCCCCGATGAAACATTATCAAAAATTGCTATCATTTACTTTTTCCTTGTAAATTAGCCTTCTAAAATCACAGGCATTGGCAAAGAAATTAAGTATTTCAAAATCTGTTAATAACCAACATAGTATTATTGGCTTATCTTGTTTAGCCAACGATTACCGTTTACTTTATTTTGCCAGTAAGTCTTTAGGATTTTCTTTTAACAAACTTGAAGACCTTCCGCTTTATGGCAGAAAAGATAAGTTAGGCGATTTCTCCTTTTATCATTTTGCCGATGAGGAGAAACATCTTAATTATTATCTGTTCTCAAATAAAAATCAAGGTAGAATTGCTATTTCAGCTTATCGTAATTTTGATTATTTTTTATTAATTGATGAAAAAATAAGCACTCCTTTTCAGGTTGAACTATTAAATAAACTACGTAAGATTCCTATTCTTCAGGCTGCGATGAATATTCCGACTCATAGTTTAAAAGACTTGGATATTTTATTGGAAGATATTGAGTTACACCTGATTAGTCTTCACAAAAAAGAAAAACAAAAGCAACTTCTTTGGACTAAAAAGATTTAGTTTTTTTTAAAACACACATCCCTTTTTCACATCTTAATAAAGTATTAAACCTTTAATATTTACTTTCGAGCCAGCACTCTCAGCAAAATAGCACATCAACTCATTAATTGCATTATAAAAAAGCTGTACTTTTGCGCCCGAATGGCAGATTATCAGATACATCAGTTAAAAAACGGAATTCGCTTAGTACATCAGCAGTTAAGCAATGAGTCAAACGGACAGGTTGCTCATTTAGGTCTGATAGTAGATACCGGCTCTCGCGATGAATTACCACATCAAAATGGGTTAGCACATTTTATTGAGCATGTTATTTTTAAAGGTACCGAAAAACGAAAAGCCTATCATATTCTTAGTCGGTTAGAAGATGTAGGAGCTGAACTAAATGCTTATACATCTAAGGAAGAAACGGTTATTGAAGCTGCTTTTTTATCACAGCATTATGCACGAACATTAGAGCTTTTTGCTGATATTGTTTTTCATTCTGTCTTTCCCGAAAAGGAATTAAAAAAAGAACAAGAAGTTGTAATTGATGAAATAAACTCTTACAAAGACACTCCTTCGGAGCAGATTTTTGACGACTTTGATTGTTTACTTTTTCCCGAACATCCTTTGGGAAAAAATATTTTAGGGACAAAAAAACTTGTTAAATCGTTTAATAAAGAAAGAGTAAAAGAGTTTATAGCCCAAAATTATAATACCGATAAAATGGTTATTTCTTCGGTTGGAGCTATAGAATTTAAAAAATTGGTTTTGCTTTTTGAGAAATATTTTTCCGATAAAAGCGCAAATCTATCATCCACTAATCGTGAGCTTGTTAATGGGTATTTTCCCGTAGATAAAATAAAGAAACGCCGATTGTTTCAAACACATTGTATGATTGGAAACAGGTCTTACGGCCTGAAAGACAATAAACGCACCAGCTTCTCTCTTTTAAATAATTATTTGGGAGGTCCCGGATTAAACTCTCGTTTAAATTTAGCTATCCGAGAGAAATACGGTTTTACCTACAATCTGGAATCTAATTATACACCATATAGCGATGTGGGGAATTTCTCTATTTATATGGGAACCGACAAGCATTATTTGGAGCGAAGCATAGAATTAGTTCATAAAGAATTAAAATTACTCAGAGATAAAAAATTAGGTCCACTTCAGCTAAAAAAGGCAAAACAACAATTCGCGGGACAAATTGCTATTTCCGAAGATTCTAATGCAGTAAAAATGCATAATAACGGACGCAGCTTATTAAGCTACGGCAGGATTAGTACTCTTGAAGAAGTGAATTTAAAAATACACAAAGTTACTGCCGAAGATATTCTTGATGTTGCAAATGAAGTTTTTGATCCGGATCAGATGAGTATGCTTGTGTTTAAATAAAATTACAAACATCTGCAAAAATGATAGATTCTAAAATTGAAGATTACAGCGAAAAGCACAGCTCTGATCATAGTAATATTTTAAATGAGCTCTACCGCGAAACCAACTTAAAAATGGTACATCCGCGTATGATAAGCGGTAAACAACAGGGAAGGTTTTTAAGTATGCTATCGCATATGATTCGCCCAAAAACAATATTAGAAATAGGAACATATACCGGTTATTCGGCTATTTGTCTGTCGGAAGGTTTAGCCGAAAACGGAAAAATACATACTATAGAACTCGACCCCGAATTAGAATCTATTGCCAGTAAATACTTTAAAAAAGCAGCTGTTGAAAATCAGATTATACAATATTTTGGCAATGCATTAAAAATTATCCCTGAGCTTGATTTACTTTTCGATTTAGTTTTTATCGATGCCGATAAAAATAACTATTCAAATTATTACAATTTAGTTTTTGATAAGATTCGTTCAGGCGGCTTTTTGTTAGCAGACAATGTTTTATGGAGCGGGAAAGTAATTGAACCCATAAAAAAAGGCGATAAAGACACTCCCGGAATTATTGAATTTAACACCCTTGTTCAACAAGACGATCGTGTAGAAAATGTACTACTTCCTTTAAGAGATGGTCTGATGTTGATTAGGAAAAAGTGATATTCACTAAATAGTAAAATAGCTATTCCTTTTCTATATCATCAGTTGTTAATGTTACACTTACACTTTTCATTTTACCGCCAAGGGGAGGATTGAGTTTTTGAATTTTTACTTTAGCCCATTCAACTTGAGGGAATTCGTGCTGAACAGCTAAAAGGATACGTCGGGAAATATGCTCTAAAAGATTAGACCCTATCTGCATTTGTTTTTTAACCGATTGATAAACATCGAGATAATTAACTGTTTTACTCAGATTATCTGTTTTTTCAGCTTCACTTGTATCAGTATTAAAATAAAGATCAACCACAAAGCTGGTTCCTATAATTTTCTCTTCTTCAAAACATCCGTGGTAGGCGTAAAATTCCATACCTTCTATGGCGATCATCGACATTATTTTCTCTTTTAAAATGTGCGCCAAAGGTACAAATCTTTTAAAAAGCGTGTATATTTGCAGCATCTATAAAATCACATAAAATGCTAAATAAATTAATGGGGAATTTAGGTCCAATGAAAGAAGTCATGGACAATACCAAAAAGAAATTAGATGCTATTTCGGTTAAAGGGGAAGCTGAAAGAGGTTTAGTTACCGTTTATGCCAATGGGAATCGTAGAATTACGGAAATCAATATAAACCAAAAATTGATGGATGATGGCGATAAAGAAGCTATTGAAGAATTAGTACAAATAGCTATTAATAAAGCCTTGGAGCATGCCGATAGTGTTAATGAAATGGAAATGGCAAGTGCTGCTCGGAATATGATACCCGGAATGTTTTAAATGATCTGCTAATTAGATAATGTATTGATAAGATAATTTGAAATTCATTATCATATCGTCATATTATTATCCCATTTCATAAAGATTTAGCTCTAATTGTTGAGTTAAATATCCTTTTAGCTTTATTTTAATTTCTTGAATATCGGGCGCATATCCCAATTCTTCTTCCATAGAAGTAACTCCTTTGTCTAAAATTCCACAAGGATTAATATGTTTATAATAATCCATATCGGGATTAACATTTAGAGCAAAGCCATGCATACTCACATAACGACTGATTTTAACTCCAATTGCAGCTATTTTTCGTTCGGGCTTATCAGATGTTTCCGCTAACCAAACACCAATAGAATCCGTTCTTCTATAAGTTTCCAGTCCATATTCTTTAAGCAAAAGAATAATAGCATCTTCCATCTTCTCTATATATTTTCTTGTTCCTATCTGCAAACCTTCCAAGTCGAGAATAGGATAGCCCACTAATTGTCCGGGACCGTGATAAGTAATATCTCCTCCACGACTAGTCTTTACAAAATCGGCATTTTTATCTTGAAGTTGAAGAGTATTAATTAAAAGGTTAGACTCATCTCCACTTTTTCCAAGGGTATAAACATGAGGATGCTCACAAAAAATAAGATAATTATACTGTACTTGTTTTTCACATTGAGGAAGGGTTCTGTTACAGTTTTTAATATAAAGGATTTCATTAAAGAGCTTCTCTTGATATTCCAAGGTCTCTTGATATGACATATATCCTAAATCATTAAAGATTGTAAAAACTTCCATCTTTTATTATTTTTTAATATGCTTTTCGGCATGATAAGAAGAACGAACAAGCGGTCCACTTTCAACATGTGTAAATCCTTTTTCTATTCCGGCTAAACGATAACGTTCAAACACATCGGGATGAATATATTCACTAACAGGAAGATGCTTGCTGCTTGGTTGTAAATATTGTCCGATAGTTAAAACCTGACATCCAACTGCACGTAAATCATCCATTGTTTCTAAAACGTCTTCTTCGGTTTCTCCAATGCCAACCATTATCCCCGATTTAGAAATAATTCCGTATTCCGAAATCCATTTAATAACTTCTAAACTACGATCGTATTTAGCAAGACTGCGTGTACGAGGAGTAAGAATTCTGGTGGTTTCCATATTATGAGAAATCACTTCGGGACGTGAATCCATCATTGTTTTCAAATCCTTATAGTTTCCTTTAAAATCGGGAATTAAAGTTTCTATGGTTACTTCGGGAGTTCGTTCTTTAATTTTACGCACAGTCTCCGCCCAAATAGCAGCTCCACCATCTTCTAAATCGTCTCTATCAACGGATGTTAAAACAACATGTTTTAATTTTAATAATTCAACCGATTCTGCAACACGTGCCGGTTCTTCCAAGTCTACGGCTAAAGGCTTACCTGTTTTTACAGCACAGAATTTACAAGCACGCGTACAAATATCGCCTAAAATCATAAGTGTTGCAGTACCTCTTCCCCAACAATCTTCCATATTCGGACAATGACCACTGGTGCAAATGGTATGTAACTTATTACGTTCAATAACCTCTTTAACACCAAGATATGTCTTTCCAAAAGGAACTTTAATCTTTAACCAATCGGGTTTTATACGTTTATTTTGACGTGCTTCTCTAATATTCATTTCTACTAATTTGGACGGCAAAGTTACGCATAATGACTTTACTCCCAATCAGGATTTTGAAGAGAATTTTTAATAAAGTTTAATTAAAAGAATTGATATTATTGCGCCAATGTAAAACGCAAACTAATTCCGCCATTGGTAGTTGAGTTACGGTATTGATTTGCCATATATGGATTATTAATCACCTGATCGTAATAAAAACGCATCGTCATCCGGTCGCTCATCATATAATCGGCAGAGAAATTTATAGACATTACTTTCTGACCCGAAGAAACCTGATCGATATTTTGATCTATACGACGTAAAATAGTTCTATTATCGCGCAAAGAAAAGTCGGCTTTTAAATTCAAATCGCTATTTACCTTTGTTTTACCATTGCCGCCTCTCACATTTGAGAATTTCAACTTTACACCTTTTAATCTGTAACCAATGCCTATAACATATTCCTGACTAACGACCTCCGTTAGTTGATTATTTACAAAACTAAGTGCTAAATTTCGCGAACGTTTAATTTCAATATTAGCAATCATACTATTTTTCAGTGTAGCATTAATTCTAATCAGCGGACTAAACTGCTCCGAAATAGACAATAAGGTAATATCGTATTTTGCATTAAAGTCGTAATTATCATTTAGGCTCGATGCAAATCCATTTGTCTCCTGATACTGAATATTAGAGATATAAGAACCAATATTATAAGACGAGCGATAAGCATGAGAGATAGTAATATTTTTAAACCATTTTTTTATAAACGGAATTTTTGATAGCCCTTTATAAGTAAATCGCCAATTTGGTAAAGGAATAGAAGGGAAATATCCAAGTTTAACATCCTGAGGCGATTTACCGGTATAAGCTGCCATAAACGCTCCGTGAATTACATCTTGCGATGTAGCACCATAGCCTATAGGGAAACCTGTAGAGTCGTTATACAAACCCGTCCAATTAGAATTCTGATTGGCTAATCTTTCTGCTATTGGAAAACGATAAGCACGCAAGTTGTCGTAAGGTTCCGAGCTGTTGTCGTCGTTTATTTTTTTGAAAGCAGTTCCAATGGTTAAAAACGACATACTAAAACTACCTCTTTCCATAGCGGCAAACGACTGGAAACTAAAATCATCATCAGACCATTTATAATAATCTTCCGAAGAATTTGTTGAAGTGCGTGTTGCCGATATTTCAATCCTAAAATCTTTAACCGGCTCTAATGTTGCTCTCAAATTCAAATCAGTACTCTGTTTATTCATACTCATTTGATTCTGTGCAGAATCCGTAGATAACCAACCATTTATTCCCGCTTCATACCTAATATCGTTATCTAACCCAAAAACATAACCTAAACCCGGAGCCATCTTCGACCAATTATTTCCCAACATATCAGGCTCCGGAATAAAGCCGGGCAAATAATTTCCTTTATTTTCAGAATAAGTTACCGAAGCATCTTTCCACATCATTAACACTTTCAAACTTTCGTTTAATATTTTAATGGCAAGCTTATCTTTTTCAGGTTTCTTAAGTTGTTTATTATTTCTATTTGGAGCAGCGGAACGTCTTCCGGGGCGACGTTGCGGACGACTGATTTTCTTTAAATACGGGATTTTATCATATAATTTACTAATCCTAAAACTTCCATTTAATGCCAATGAACTGGAATTTTCAATACTGTTCCCAAACCT from Bacteroidales bacterium encodes:
- a CDS encoding TetM/TetW/TetO/TetS family tetracycline resistance ribosomal protection protein; this translates as MKKKIINIGVLAHVDAGKTTLSESFLYLAGVIKNLGNVDKGSSQTDFLDIEKERGISIRSAASTFYWKDVQINLIDTPGHIDFSADLERTLVVLDAAILVVSAVEGVQSHTENIWSVLKEHKIPTIIFINKIDRLGADTERVLREIRNNLTDDIVVLQESINDGEGNAANINSCWNENNICEQTLESIANNNDTILEKYINNETISFRELDEELKAAANSSQLIPVLMGAAKNMLGVHELLDTLVNYMPFAKGSEENPFSALVFSVAHDRKLGKIIGIKLFDGKLSNRDVIKNVSRDIEEKVSLIRRFQAGKLKEENFVGAGDIAAVCGLSAANVGDVLGSDSLVPKKIKINSPLLTVQVKADNEKDYPALAEALQILNTEDPSLQFEWLREEKELHIRIMGWIQIEVLERIIETRFNVKAKFDNPTVIYKESPKKSAEGFARYWMPKPCWAIVKFKIEAGETGSGLVYKSEVGVNDVHRKYQNEIERTIPEALKQGPKGWEVTDLIITFVEGEDHEVHSRPGDFAIATPMAIMNGLVNSGTKFLEPYLWFQIGAPEDLLGVITSDIIQMRGSFESPQMKNGKFVLEGLVPLATSMDFPIRLSSRSGGKAKIKTRFHSYKECADDKGVIRPFKGISPLDEAKYILKARKAIQESWKN
- a CDS encoding IPExxxVDY family protein: MAKKLSISKSVNNQHSIIGLSCLANDYRLLYFASKSLGFSFNKLEDLPLYGRKDKLGDFSFYHFADEEKHLNYYLFSNKNQGRIAISAYRNFDYFLLIDEKISTPFQVELLNKLRKIPILQAAMNIPTHSLKDLDILLEDIELHLISLHKKEKQKQLLWTKKI
- a CDS encoding insulinase family protein; this encodes MADYQIHQLKNGIRLVHQQLSNESNGQVAHLGLIVDTGSRDELPHQNGLAHFIEHVIFKGTEKRKAYHILSRLEDVGAELNAYTSKEETVIEAAFLSQHYARTLELFADIVFHSVFPEKELKKEQEVVIDEINSYKDTPSEQIFDDFDCLLFPEHPLGKNILGTKKLVKSFNKERVKEFIAQNYNTDKMVISSVGAIEFKKLVLLFEKYFSDKSANLSSTNRELVNGYFPVDKIKKRRLFQTHCMIGNRSYGLKDNKRTSFSLLNNYLGGPGLNSRLNLAIREKYGFTYNLESNYTPYSDVGNFSIYMGTDKHYLERSIELVHKELKLLRDKKLGPLQLKKAKQQFAGQIAISEDSNAVKMHNNGRSLLSYGRISTLEEVNLKIHKVTAEDILDVANEVFDPDQMSMLVFK
- a CDS encoding class I SAM-dependent methyltransferase — protein: MIDSKIEDYSEKHSSDHSNILNELYRETNLKMVHPRMISGKQQGRFLSMLSHMIRPKTILEIGTYTGYSAICLSEGLAENGKIHTIELDPELESIASKYFKKAAVENQIIQYFGNALKIIPELDLLFDLVFIDADKNNYSNYYNLVFDKIRSGGFLLADNVLWSGKVIEPIKKGDKDTPGIIEFNTLVQQDDRVENVLLPLRDGLMLIRKK
- the folB gene encoding dihydroneopterin aldolase, translated to MAHILKEKIMSMIAIEGMEFYAYHGCFEEEKIIGTSFVVDLYFNTDTSEAEKTDNLSKTVNYLDVYQSVKKQMQIGSNLLEHISRRILLAVQHEFPQVEWAKVKIQKLNPPLGGKMKSVSVTLTTDDIEKE
- a CDS encoding YbaB/EbfC family nucleoid-associated protein — encoded protein: MLNKLMGNLGPMKEVMDNTKKKLDAISVKGEAERGLVTVYANGNRRITEININQKLMDDGDKEAIEELVQIAINKALEHADSVNEMEMASAARNMIPGMF
- the lipB gene encoding lipoyl(octanoyl) transferase LipB; the encoded protein is MEVFTIFNDLGYMSYQETLEYQEKLFNEILYIKNCNRTLPQCEKQVQYNYLIFCEHPHVYTLGKSGDESNLLINTLQLQDKNADFVKTSRGGDITYHGPGQLVGYPILDLEGLQIGTRKYIEKMEDAIILLLKEYGLETYRRTDSIGVWLAETSDKPERKIAAIGVKISRYVSMHGFALNVNPDMDYYKHINPCGILDKGVTSMEEELGYAPDIQEIKIKLKGYLTQQLELNLYEMG
- the lipA gene encoding lipoyl synthase — its product is MNIREARQNKRIKPDWLKIKVPFGKTYLGVKEVIERNKLHTICTSGHCPNMEDCWGRGTATLMILGDICTRACKFCAVKTGKPLAVDLEEPARVAESVELLKLKHVVLTSVDRDDLEDGGAAIWAETVRKIKERTPEVTIETLIPDFKGNYKDLKTMMDSRPEVISHNMETTRILTPRTRSLAKYDRSLEVIKWISEYGIISKSGIMVGIGETEEDVLETMDDLRAVGCQVLTIGQYLQPSSKHLPVSEYIHPDVFERYRLAGIEKGFTHVESGPLVRSSYHAEKHIKK